A stretch of DNA from Mesorhizobium onobrychidis:
CAGCAGCATCAGCGGCACGCCGACGTAGTAGGGGGTGCGCTGCTCCAGGCAGAGCTTGCAGGGGATGTAGCCGCCGAGATACTGGAAGGCCAGCGCCGAGCCGACGGTGGCGGCCATGGCGACGGCCAGAAACAACGCCGTCCGCATGCGCTGGCCTCCAGTGTCGGCATTCACGGTCGCTGTCATCGATCTACCGTCCATTCCCCTCAAGGGATGGGTCAAATTGAACATCCTTGCTCTAAAAGGCGTATTTGACGACGATATAGAGCGAAATCAGGGCAGCGGCGCCGGCGCCGGCGATCATGCCGAGGCGCTTTTCGATGAACTCGCGGATCGGTTCGCCATAGCGGCGCAGCAGCCAGGCGAGGAACAGGAAGCGGGCGCCGCGCGCCACGATCGCCAGCACGATGAACAGCAGCAAAGGCGTGCCGATGACGCCGGACAGGATCGTCACCACCTTGATCGGCGGCAGATGGGCGAGGCCCGAGGTGATCAGCATCAGGACGATGAATCCGGTGCCCGCCGAGACGCGCAGTGTCTCGAAGTCGTCATACTTACCGTAGAATTCGAGGATCGGCCGCGCCACCGTGTCGTAGGCATAGTGGCCGATGTACCAGCCGGCTATACCACCCAGAACGGAGGCCAGCGTGGCGACCAGCGCGTAGCGATAGGCGCGATCCGGCCGCGACAGCGCCATCGGCAGATAGAGCACGTCGGCCGGCACCAGGAACACCGAGCTTTCGACGAAAGCGATGAAGGCCAGCCACCACTCGGCGGATTTCTTGGCCGCCAGCGACAAGGTCCAGTCGTAAAGTCCGCGAAGCATCGGCACTCCTGATGCACGTCGCCCAAAATGCGCAGCGCCTTTGGGATAACGATGCATAAAAACAAAGACCAAAAGCGCGCCATATGAATCTCTCCAGACGCGACGCGCTTCATTGCGCTGCCTGTCTAGAAAGATTTTCTGCGCCGCACAATGGCCGCGGCTTCACGAAATCGAAAGGCTGGGGATTGAGCAAAGGCCGCTTGCCGGGAATTGGCCAGTTGACGAACAGGCCTCCAACCGTATAGTCCGCGCCCATCCAGGCCGCCCGGCCTGAGCCCCTATGGCGGAATTGGTAGACGCGCTCGACTCAAAATCGAGTTCCGCAAGGAGTGCTGGTTCGATCCCGGCTAGGGGCACCACCTGCTTTTTCAGGCGCTGATTTTCCTCAGTTTTTTGCCTGTTTTTGTCCCACTTTCTTCAACCGCCTGAAGCGGTGGGACAGTTTCGTCCATTTTTTGTTCCGCGGTGAAGAGCAGTTTGTGAGCTGCGCGGCCGGCGATCAGCTTGCGTCTGGCCTTCTTCGTGTAGAGCGTCGATTGCGTCTTGGTGACCCAGCCATAGATCGCCATCAGCTCTTCATCCGTTGCGCCGTTCTCGGCCGCGATCGTGGCGCCGAGCTTGCGCAGACCATGCAGAGAGCATTGTGGCAGGTCGGCCTGGTCGCACCAGTCGCGCATCTTGTTGCCGAGCGAGTTCACCGTGAACGGCCGCTTCCATTCCGATTCGAGGAAGGTCATGTCGCCGGCAGCACCGGCATCGATCTCGTCCTGCAGGATCGGCAGGATCGGAAGTTCGATGACGACGCCGGTCTTCTTCGCGGTCTTGCCCGGCCGGATTGTCAGCCAGCCGGCTTTGACATGCTGCTTGCCGGCGACGGCAAGATCCTCGCGCCGGAGACTTCTGCAGTCGGTCACTTGCGATTAAATCTACCGGCCTTATCCGGTCGTATAATGGGACACGGAGCGATTATTGTGCAAAGGCCCGAGCCGACGAAGATAACTCTAATGACGACAATTCTGACAATGACACCGATGAGTAGCTGGACGCTGGACGTCCCTGTAAGCGCTGGTCTCTCGGTAGCGGGCGATCAGCCACTTCAAGCTGCCAACGCCCCGGGATGAGCCCACTACATACCGGCGGGATAGATCCACGCATAGCCGAAATGATAGACGTCGCCGTCGCGCCCATAGTGATAGGGCAGCGCAACGTCCTTCACTTCGGGCTCCACGCCGCGCAGTTCCGGTCTGGCCTCGACCCAGGCCGCGAGATCGTCGGGCATCGCCGGATCGGGCTTGCCCTTGTTGCGCCAGACGACCAGCGCCGGATGCGCCGGGTCGAATGCGTAAGGCCGTTCGAAGCTTTCATAGCCCGGAAGCATCACCGGAATGTCCTGCGCATGCAGGCGCAAGTTGCCAGCCATCTGATGATCGTCGGCCAA
This window harbors:
- a CDS encoding YqaA family protein; translation: MLRGLYDWTLSLAAKKSAEWWLAFIAFVESSVFLVPADVLYLPMALSRPDRAYRYALVATLASVLGGIAGWYIGHYAYDTVARPILEFYGKYDDFETLRVSAGTGFIVLMLITSGLAHLPPIKVVTILSGVIGTPLLLFIVLAIVARGARFLFLAWLLRRYGEPIREFIEKRLGMIAGAGAAALISLYIVVKYAF
- a CDS encoding site-specific integrase; protein product: MTDCRSLRREDLAVAGKQHVKAGWLTIRPGKTAKKTGVVIELPILPILQDEIDAGAAGDMTFLESEWKRPFTVNSLGNKMRDWCDQADLPQCSLHGLRKLGATIAAENGATDEELMAIYGWVTKTQSTLYTKKARRKLIAGRAAHKLLFTAEQKMDETVPPLQAVEESGTKTGKKLRKISA